A genomic segment from Spinacia oleracea cultivar Varoflay chromosome 3, BTI_SOV_V1, whole genome shotgun sequence encodes:
- the LOC110793552 gene encoding probable thiol methyltransferase 2, whose protein sequence is MRALSAFLFHLLVTPPPSSAIRIHPLTRCHHCATLPLMVAHKNSGETSPGTVQFSPAVDKLQEFLHSNPSDGWERCWEERLTPWDLGKPTPVLQHLLQTDSLPKGRALVPGSGSGYDVITLASPERYVIGLDISEVAIKKARELASSSPNANYISFTQADFFTWEPTQHFDLIFDYTFFCAIVPNMRSAWATRMADLLKPDGELITLMFPIDDHDGGPPYKTSVADYEEVLHPLGFHAISIVENELAVDRRKGREKVGRWQRTMTVCSL, encoded by the exons ATGCGCGCACTATCAGCCTTTCTCTTCCATCTTCTCGTTACACCTCCGCCGTCATCGGCAATCAGAATCCACCCTCTTACTCGGTGTCATCATTGCGCAACACTACCACTAATGGTGGCGCATAAAAATTCCGGCGAAACTTCTCCCGGCACAGTTCAATTCAGCCCTGCCGTTGACAAATTACAAGAATTCCTTCATTCCAATCCTTCTG ATGGGTGGGAAAGATGTTGGGAGGAAAGATTAACACCATGGGATTTGGGGAAACCGACACCAGTTCTTCAACACCTTCTTCAAACAGACTCTCTTCCTAAGGGAAGAGCTCTTGTCCCTGGATCTGGTAGT GGCTATGATGTGATAACACTGGCATCTCCTGAGCGCTACGTTATTGGATTGGACATATCAGAGGTTGCCATAAAAAAAGCAAGAGAG CTGGCATCTTCATCCCCAAATGCAAACTATATTTCCTTTACGCAAGCAGATTTTTTCACTTGGGAGCCTACTCAACATTTTGATCTCATATTTGATTACAC ATTCTTTTGTGCTATTGTTCCAAATATGCGGTCAGCTTGGGCAACTCGCATGGCAGATCTCTTAAAACCAGATGGAGAGCTTATAACATTAATGTTTCCG ATTGATGACCATGATGGTGGACCTCCATATAAAACATCTGTTGCCGA CTATGAAGAGGTGTTGCATCCCCTGGGTTTCCATGCCATATCTATTGTCGAGAATGAACTTGCAGTGGACCGTCGTAAG GGAAGGGAGAAGGTTGGCAGGTGGCAAAGGACGATGACAGTGTGTTCGCTCTGA